One Mycobacteriales bacterium DNA segment encodes these proteins:
- a CDS encoding alkaline phosphatase family protein: MTNSDDSREHMDGASGPRQPGRPIVPGVSRRRFLQVTALGTAAAAAGLTAGTAAASVGAAAAKGLPKGWTGTIADVKHVVILMQENRSFDHYFGTLRGVRGFGDKQILTYQNGRTIFQQPDAARTDLGYLLPYNLTDQTDGDLDHSWDGDHAARNGGLWNNWVAAKTEETMGYFTRDEIPFQYAVADAFTICDGYHQGIMAPTSPNRMYFWTGTSSGWTSNPNDYEVDFGS, from the coding sequence ATGACCAACTCGGATGACTCACGTGAGCACATGGACGGCGCAAGCGGACCGCGGCAGCCTGGCCGGCCGATCGTGCCGGGCGTCAGCCGGCGCCGCTTCCTGCAGGTTACGGCGCTCGGCACCGCGGCGGCGGCGGCCGGCCTCACCGCCGGTACCGCGGCCGCCAGCGTCGGCGCCGCGGCGGCCAAGGGACTGCCCAAGGGGTGGACCGGGACCATCGCCGACGTGAAGCACGTGGTGATCCTCATGCAGGAGAACCGGTCCTTCGACCACTACTTCGGCACGCTGCGCGGAGTCCGTGGCTTCGGTGACAAGCAGATCCTCACCTACCAGAACGGGCGCACGATCTTCCAGCAGCCCGACGCGGCCCGCACTGACCTGGGCTACCTGCTCCCTTACAACCTCACCGACCAGACCGACGGCGACCTCGATCACTCCTGGGACGGTGACCACGCGGCCCGCAACGGCGGGCTGTGGAACAACTGGGTCGCGGCCAAGACCGAAGAGACGATGGGCTACTTCACCCGGGACGAGATCCCGTTCCAGTACGCGGTGGCCGACGCCTTCACGATCTGCGACGGCTACCACCAGGGGATCATGGCGCCCACCAGCCCGAACCGGATGTACTTCTGGACCGGCACGTCGTCCGGCTGGACCAGCAACCCGAACGACTACGAAGTCGACTTCGGCTC